DNA sequence from the Stenotrophomonas sp. 24(2023) genome:
CCCCGCCAACCTGGTGGTGTTTGGTTCGCACATGCCATCGCTGTGGGACTGGTTGCGGCAGTTCACCCTGCCGTCGCTGGGGGCGATCGTGGCCACCTACCTGGCGTTGCGGTTCACCCAGCGCAGGCACATCGCCATGCCGGTGGCCGTGCAACTGGAACCGCGCACGCTGTCTGCCGAGGGCCGGCTGTGTGCGCTGGGGGTGGCGGCCACCGGCATCGCCCTGCTGGTGACATCGGCCCTGCAGGGCCCACTGGGCTGGGTGACGTTCGCGGCGGGCCTGGCGACCCTGCTGGCCGTGCACCTGCGCCGCCGCAGCACCCCGCTGCCGGTGCTGCGCCATGTGGCCTGGGGCGTGCTGCCCCTGGTGGCGGGGCTGTTCGTGCTGGTCGAAGCCGTCGCGCAGACCGGGGTGATTCGGCTGGCGGCACAGGCGCTGGAATCGGTAGCGCAGGCCTCGCCCACGGCAGCCGGATGGTGGGCCGGGCTGGCGGCGGCCGGCCTGAGCAACCTGGCCAACAACCTGCCGATCGGCCTGGTGGCCGGATCGGTCGGCCAGATGGCGGACCTGCCGATGCAGGCGCGGGCGGCCCTTCTGATCGGCGTGGACCTAGGCCCGAACCTGTCGGTCACCGGCTCGCTGGCGACGATGCTGTGGCTGCTCGCGCTTCGCCGCGAAGGCCAGCAGGTGAGTGCGCTGGGCTTCCTGCGCCTGGGGCTGTGGGTGATGCCGCCGGCGCTGGTGCTGGCCTTGCTGCTGTTGGGATGAAGTTCACGCTGCGCGGGCGGCGCGGGCGCTCAGGCCCGCAGCGACCGCCAATGCGCAGGCAATGAGCAGCGTGGCGATGGCGAACGCCTCACGCACCGTGCCGGGTGCAGCGCCATCGGGGGCGACCGCGAAAAACACACCGCCGACAAGGGCAACCGATACGGCGGCCCCGATCTGCAGCGTTGCGCTGACCAGCCCCGCCGCCAGCCCGGCCCAACGCACATCGACCCGATCCACGCTCAGGCGCACCAGAGCAGGCAGCGCGATACCCTGCCCCATACCGATGAGGAACAGCGGCACCGGCAGCCAGGATGGCCGGTCGGCCAGGGCGGACACCGCCGTCGCCACCAGCCCGGCACTTTCCATCGCCATGCCGGCGGCAGCGGTGCGCGCGCCCAGCCACCGCGCGATGCGTGGGCCGCATAGCGGGCCCAGGAAGAAGCCCGCCCCCAAAGGCAGCACCGCCAGCCCGGCGGCAAGTGCGTCGTGGCCCAGCCCAGCCTGTTCGTAGATCGCAAAGACCAGGAAGAAGGCGGCCAGCGCATAGAAGAAGAACGTTGCCAGCAGCGTTCGCCGCAGGCCCGGCGAGGCCAGCACGGTGGGCACCACCAGCGGGCTGCCGCCGCGGTGCTCCTGCTGGCGTTCATGCTGCCAGAACAGCCACAGCAACGGCACGCTGGTGGCCAGCAGCGCGATGTACCCTGCGGGCCACCCGTGCGTGCGCCCTTCGATAAGTGGTACGACCAGCGCGAGCAGGCCTGCCGCCAGCAGCACGGCGCCGGTGACATCCAACCGTGCGGCGCGCTGGCCATGGCTTTCGCGCAGCAGCCCGCACGCTGCCGGCACCGCGGTGGCGACAATAGGCAGGTTGATCAGGAATACGCTGCGCCAACCCAGGCCGAACGGGCTGGCGGTGATCAGCAGCCCACCCAGCAGTTGGCCGCCCACGGCGGCCAAACCGATCGTGGCGCCATACAGGCTGAGCGCGCGCCCTTTTTCGTGTGCGGGAAACAGCACGTGGATCGATGCCAGCGATTGTGGTGCCATGACCGCCGCTGCAATGCCCTGCAACAACCGGCCCGCCACCAGCCCGCCTGTCGACGTCGCCAGCCCGCACAGCGCCGATGCCAGCCCAAAGCCCAGCAGCCCGGTGATGAAGAGGCGCCGGCGGCCGAACAGGTCGCCAAGCCGCCCCCCCAGGATCAGGGTGACGGCGTAGGCGGCGGCGTACACCGACACGACCAGCTGGGCGACATCCGAGGCTGCGCCCATGTCGTCACGGATGGCAGGCAGGGCCACGTTGACGATGAAGAAATCCAGCGGTGGCAGCAGCGTGCCGATCAACAGTACCGGCAGGGCGAGCCAGCGGCGTGGATCGAGGCTGGCCATCGTGGCCGTGGAATCAGCCGGTGCCATGGCGTATCAGCGCATGCCGCCGGAGGCCAGGAGGACCTCGCCGGTCACCCAACGGGCATCATCGGAAGCCAGCCAGGCAACGATCGGGGCGATGTCCTGCACCTGCCCGATACGGCCCAGCGGTGTCAGGCCCTCATTCCAGGCCTGGAATTCAGACCCCATCACACCGGCCGCATGCGTGCCGTCGGTTTCGATCAGGCCGGGATTGACGGCGTTGACGCGGATGCCGCGCGGACCCAGTTCACGGGACAGCACGCCGGTGATGGCGTCCAATGCCCCCTTGGTGCCGGTATAGATGGCGCTTTCGACAGGCAGGATGCGGGTGACGAAGGAACTGATGTTGATGATGCTGGCGCCGTTGCCCAGATGCGGCACGGCCGCGCCGGTCACCAGCAGTGGGCCGAGGACATTGATGTCGAACTGCTGGCGGTAGCGTTCCTCGGTGCTGTCTTCAATGCTGGCGAAGGCGTAGACGCCGGCGTTGTTGACCACGATGTCCAGCCGGCCGAAATGATCAATCGTGGCCCGCACCAGGGCATCGACCTGGACCTTGCTGCGCACGTCCGCGGCAATGGCGAGCGCCTCGCCGCCCGCCGCGCGGATGCCGGCAACCACGCTGTCTGCCTCGGCACTGGCGGAGGCATAGTTGACGATGACCTTGGCCCCATCGGCGGCCAGACGGCGGGCGATGGCCGCACCGATTCCCTTTGACGCCCCGGTAACCAGGGCGACCTTGTTGCTCAGACTGCTCATGTTGGTGTTCCACTCCGGAAAGGGTCGTGCGCGCCGTTGAGGCGGCAGGCCGGCATCGTGCTTCCTGCACGATTGTTTGTGGAGTGGCTTTTATGCATATTCTTTGTACATTTTTGAACGGCGGATGCTTGGATGGAGTGGAGTGACGTGCGCATCTTCCTGGCGGTGGCCCGCAGCGGCTCGCTGGGGGAAGCCGCGCGGCGCCTGGGGGTGAGCCATCCCACGGTGGGCCGCCGGGTGAAGGTGCTGGAGGACGAGGCCGGCCAGGCCCTGTTCCGCAGAACCCGTGAGGGGCTGGTGCTGACCGATGCCGGCGATGGGGTGCAGGCGCTGGCCGAGGCCATGGAGGAGGCAGCACTGTCCATGGAGCGCCGATTGGCCGGCACCCAGGGCGGTCTGGAAGGCCTCCTGCGGATTTCCTCAGCGGATTGGTTTGCCGGGCATGTGCTGGCGCCGGTGCTGGTGGAACTGGCCTGTCGGCACCCGGCGGTGGTACCGGAGGTGATCGCCAGCTACCGGCTGCTGGATCTGTCACGCCGTGATGCGGATGTAGCGTTCCGCATCGTGCCCTTCAGCGAACCGGATATCGTCCAGCGTCGCCTCATGACGATGCACTACGGCCTGTATGGCACGGCCGCCACCGCCGATGGGGTGCGCAGCGATCCGGCCTCGGTCGGCCTGATCCTGATGAACAGCGCGCAGTCACATTTCCCCGACGTGGCCTGGCTGCTCGAACGGTTTCCGCGGTCGCCTCGCGTGTTCACCAGTACCAGCCGTTCGGTGCAGGCCCAGCTGTGCGCACGCGGTCTGGGTATGGCGGTGCTGCCTGTGCCGGTGGGCAATGCGGTGCCGGGCCTGCAGCGCATCGATGGGCCGGGCACGCCGCCATCACGGGATATCTGGGTGGGCTACCACCGGGATCTGCGGCACATGGCGCGCCTGCGTGCCCTGCTGGACATTGCCGATGCCGTGCTGGGCGACATGCCGGCCAACGGCTGACGGCGCAGGGCGCCCTCAGGCATGGCGCAGGAAGCGCGCCGGTGACATCCCCGCATGCCGCGCGAAGGCCACGCTGAAGGTTTCCGCGCTGGCGTACCCTACCCGCTCGGCAACCTGCTCCAGGCCCAGCCCGCCGGCACGCAGCAGCCGCTTGGCCAGTGCCATGCGCCAGGTCAGCAGGTATTCCATCGGCGCGATGCCCAGCACGCGGGTGAACCGGGCCGAGAACGCCGAGCGCGACAAGGCCGCTTCCTGGGCCAGGCCGGCGACGCTCCAGCCGTGGCCGGGCCGGGCATGCATCGAACGCAGTGCGCCGGCCAGGCGCTCGTCGGCCAGGCCGCGCACCAGCCCGCCATCGGCGGGCCCGGACTGGCTGCGCAGTGCTTCGATCAGCAGGACATCCAGCAGCCGTTCCAGCACGACATCACGCCCGGGGCGCTGTGCGCGGGATTCTTCGCCGACCATCTGCACCAGCGCCGCCAGCCGGGCCTGCCCGCGCACCCGGACCAGCTGCGGCAGCAGGGGCACCAGCAGGGCCGCATCGGGCGAGCCGAACTGGCAATGGCCGATCTGCATGTGCAGTTCGGCCGGCCCATCGGGGGTGCCGATGCGGAACTGGTTTTCCCCCAGGTGCACGGGGAGGCTGGCCGGGGTATCGGGCGGGGCGTGCAGGCTGGTGTTCACCAGGGTGTGCACCGCCGGTGCCAGCACGAAATCACCCGCCTGCAGGATGACCGGCGGACCAGCATCCACCGACAGCCGGCACTGCCCCTGCAGTACAGCGGCATAGAAGGGATCGCCCTGCCCTTCGCGCTCGATGCGCCAGTGGCCGGCGCCCTCCAGCCGCTTGGAAAAGCGGGCGGTGGGGTGCAGCAGGGTCA
Encoded proteins:
- a CDS encoding arsenic transporter codes for the protein MPLPSSSLLIWGIAAVAIQGILFRPWRVPEYVWALGAALLLVLTGLLPLQGAAWAIAQGKEVYLFLAGMMVLAELARQEGLFDWLALYAVRHARGSGRRLFDLVFLVGTLVTIFLSNDATAVVLTPAVYAACRAARTDPLPYLFVCAFIANAASFVLPISNPANLVVFGSHMPSLWDWLRQFTLPSLGAIVATYLALRFTQRRHIAMPVAVQLEPRTLSAEGRLCALGVAATGIALLVTSALQGPLGWVTFAAGLATLLAVHLRRRSTPLPVLRHVAWGVLPLVAGLFVLVEAVAQTGVIRLAAQALESVAQASPTAAGWWAGLAAAGLSNLANNLPIGLVAGSVGQMADLPMQARAALLIGVDLGPNLSVTGSLATMLWLLALRREGQQVSALGFLRLGLWVMPPALVLALLLLG
- a CDS encoding AraC family transcriptional regulator, producing MADPLTEIVTLLHPTARFSKRLEGAGHWRIEREGQGDPFYAAVLQGQCRLSVDAGPPVILQAGDFVLAPAVHTLVNTSLHAPPDTPASLPVHLGENQFRIGTPDGPAELHMQIGHCQFGSPDAALLVPLLPQLVRVRGQARLAALVQMVGEESRAQRPGRDVVLERLLDVLLIEALRSQSGPADGGLVRGLADERLAGALRSMHARPGHGWSVAGLAQEAALSRSAFSARFTRVLGIAPMEYLLTWRMALAKRLLRAGGLGLEQVAERVGYASAETFSVAFARHAGMSPARFLRHA
- a CDS encoding glucose 1-dehydrogenase, which gives rise to MSSLSNKVALVTGASKGIGAAIARRLAADGAKVIVNYASASAEADSVVAGIRAAGGEALAIAADVRSKVQVDALVRATIDHFGRLDIVVNNAGVYAFASIEDSTEERYRQQFDINVLGPLLVTGAAVPHLGNGASIINISSFVTRILPVESAIYTGTKGALDAITGVLSRELGPRGIRVNAVNPGLIETDGTHAAGVMGSEFQAWNEGLTPLGRIGQVQDIAPIVAWLASDDARWVTGEVLLASGGMR
- a CDS encoding LysR family transcriptional regulator, whose amino-acid sequence is MRIFLAVARSGSLGEAARRLGVSHPTVGRRVKVLEDEAGQALFRRTREGLVLTDAGDGVQALAEAMEEAALSMERRLAGTQGGLEGLLRISSADWFAGHVLAPVLVELACRHPAVVPEVIASYRLLDLSRRDADVAFRIVPFSEPDIVQRRLMTMHYGLYGTAATADGVRSDPASVGLILMNSAQSHFPDVAWLLERFPRSPRVFTSTSRSVQAQLCARGLGMAVLPVPVGNAVPGLQRIDGPGTPPSRDIWVGYHRDLRHMARLRALLDIADAVLGDMPANG
- a CDS encoding MFS transporter, which encodes MAPADSTATMASLDPRRWLALPVLLIGTLLPPLDFFIVNVALPAIRDDMGAASDVAQLVVSVYAAAYAVTLILGGRLGDLFGRRRLFITGLLGFGLASALCGLATSTGGLVAGRLLQGIAAAVMAPQSLASIHVLFPAHEKGRALSLYGATIGLAAVGGQLLGGLLITASPFGLGWRSVFLINLPIVATAVPAACGLLRESHGQRAARLDVTGAVLLAAGLLALVVPLIEGRTHGWPAGYIALLATSVPLLWLFWQHERQQEHRGGSPLVVPTVLASPGLRRTLLATFFFYALAAFFLVFAIYEQAGLGHDALAAGLAVLPLGAGFFLGPLCGPRIARWLGARTAAAGMAMESAGLVATAVSALADRPSWLPVPLFLIGMGQGIALPALVRLSVDRVDVRWAGLAAGLVSATLQIGAAVSVALVGGVFFAVAPDGAAPGTVREAFAIATLLIACALAVAAGLSARAARAA